In Aegilops tauschii subsp. strangulata cultivar AL8/78 chromosome 3, Aet v6.0, whole genome shotgun sequence, one genomic interval encodes:
- the LOC109738425 gene encoding uncharacterized protein, whose translation MVLEDESSDDNSSLPYMYSETSTDGLNQVPFSLEDPDYKGLELDLMAFYEKHGKPSERLVEFEGTMTGRRFLACAEPEGQNCGFVQWVDEQWPPTMENPLLKLWSMVEESNCARENRVVDFSYLQSNITYQQQCRAELVAGMKAEMAKKDVATEKLQQKYELLCNLTSAQATVIQNLKLKNMKEKELLSEATMNLELKNAEFRKFEEKLTQEKLELKFQVADLLKLKENHNEEKQMQKFKITELTKAEEKLKEKIKGIQAILQN comes from the exons ATGGTTCTGGAGGACGAGAGCAGCGATGACAACTCAAGCCTCCCGTACATGTACTCCGAAACCTCCACCGATGGGTTGAACCAG GTGCCTTTCTCACTTGAGGACCCGGATTACAAGGGCCTTGAGCTAGATCTGATGGCGTTCTACGAGAAGCATGGGAAGCCATCAGAGAGGCTTGTTGAGTTTGAAGGAACAATGACTGGGAGAAGGTTCTTAGCATGTGCAGAGCCG GAAGGTCAGAATTGTGGGTTTGTTCAGTGGGTCGATGAGCAGTGGCCCCCAACAATGGAGAATCCATTGTTGAAGCTTTGGTCAATGGTTGAAGAGAGCAACTGTGCTAGG GAGAATAGGGTTGTGGATTTCAGTTATCTGCAGTCCAACATCACATATCAACAGCAATGCAGAGCTGAGTTGGTTGCTGGTATGAAGGCAGAAATGGCAAAGAAAGATGTAGCTACAGAGAAGCTTCAACAGAAATATGAACTCCTGTGCAACCTGACAAGTGCTCAAGCAACTGTCATCCAAAACCtgaagttgaagaatatgaaagaGAAGGAATTGCTGAGTGAGGCTACGATGAATTTGGAGTTGAAGAATGCAGAGTTCAGAAAGTTTGAGGAGAAGCTCACCCAAGAGAAGCTAGAGTTGAAGTTCCAGGTTGCTGATCTGCTGAAGCTCAAGGAAAACCATAATGAAGAGAAGCAGATGCAAAAGTTCAAGATTACTGAGCTCACGAAGGCAGAGGAGAAGCTGAAGGAGAAGATCAAGGGGATCCAGGCCATCTTACAGAACTGA